One window of the Oceanicaulis sp. genome contains the following:
- a CDS encoding DUF1330 domain-containing protein — MAGFIDPTRESFDAFKALPRDEPVEMLNLIKLRDRAAYPDGREASGFEAYKTYGQTSGPIFSRVGGRIVWRGKPRAVVIGPQAELWDLAFIAAYPSAAAFLEMIADETYQKDAVPHRQAAVEDSRLIRCLPDERGGGFA; from the coding sequence ATGGCCGGTTTCATCGACCCCACCCGCGAATCCTTCGACGCCTTCAAGGCGCTGCCGCGCGACGAGCCGGTGGAGATGCTTAACCTCATCAAGCTGCGCGACCGGGCGGCCTATCCGGACGGGCGCGAGGCCAGCGGGTTCGAGGCCTACAAGACGTATGGACAGACCTCCGGGCCGATCTTCAGCCGCGTCGGCGGCAGGATCGTCTGGCGGGGCAAGCCGCGCGCCGTGGTCATCGGCCCGCAGGCCGAGCTCTGGGATCTCGCCTTCATCGCGGCCTATCCCAGCGCAGCGGCGTTCCTCGAGATGATCGCGGACGAAACCTACCAGAAAGACGCCGTGCCCCATCGCCAGGCGGCGGTGGAAGACAGCCGGCTCATCCGCTGCCTGCCCGACGAGCGCGGCGGCGGGTTCGCCTGA
- a CDS encoding alpha/beta hydrolase: protein MKSLLRTCACIAALASAPAFAQPVEIALAPGFTPDPESVEVVAGGPVEADAAWPDSDCVGFFPAEPTARLDWAVGGWIVVYLDSGADTTLRIEGPDGQVWCDDDGGPSTDALLEIEAEAGAYSIYAGTYDPEPIEARLLFSEFMPEDDAAFAPQPVYGSAPSAPAPPPPPPPPPPPPPPPPPPPPPPPPPPPAEEVAPAALPGADADLQADIDECIALGSCTPVRVFYGTNRAVDVETPIERMNMVGTANVTPFAAVESETGLTLGSVTLTVPCLEGDYTQSDRECRRGFAEIPRPAEIGLFGASWREDLDPYRHFVFYRAETLSREGFAEAVSDVRKAFVFVHGFDVSFKDAAMTAAQLKVDSQFDGEAFIFSWPTRHAPNYLPSRRAAETARAYFREYIDFVLASTDAAEVHVIAHSMGNYVIMPVLSDMAAEHDGETPLLGELIFAAPDVEAQAFARYAADIEGLGRGLTLYASANDLAMRASIQMCRMNNDDAACGRRAGDVDERGRPVTLPGLDTIDVSALDGDFFSYGIFDDFGHGYFNGDRNLIQDIGVLIRTGARPPEDRNPTLRKVEIEDQRFWRFP from the coding sequence ATGAAATCGCTGCTTCGCACCTGCGCCTGTATCGCCGCGCTCGCGTCCGCACCCGCATTCGCCCAGCCGGTCGAGATCGCGCTCGCACCGGGCTTCACGCCCGATCCGGAGAGCGTCGAGGTCGTCGCGGGCGGGCCGGTCGAGGCGGACGCCGCCTGGCCGGACAGCGACTGCGTGGGGTTCTTTCCCGCCGAGCCGACGGCGCGGCTCGACTGGGCGGTAGGCGGCTGGATCGTCGTCTATCTCGACAGCGGCGCGGACACGACGCTCAGGATCGAGGGCCCGGACGGGCAGGTCTGGTGCGACGACGACGGCGGACCGTCGACTGATGCGCTTCTGGAGATCGAGGCCGAGGCCGGGGCCTACTCGATCTACGCCGGAACCTACGATCCCGAGCCGATCGAGGCGCGACTGCTCTTTTCCGAATTCATGCCGGAGGACGACGCCGCATTCGCGCCGCAGCCCGTCTACGGGTCGGCTCCGTCAGCCCCTGCGCCCCCGCCGCCGCCGCCTCCTCCGCCTCCGCCACCCCCTCCGCCTCCGCCACCCCCTCCGCCCCCTCCTCCGCCGCCGCCGGCCGAAGAGGTCGCGCCCGCCGCGCTGCCCGGCGCGGACGCGGATCTGCAGGCCGATATCGACGAATGCATCGCGCTGGGCTCATGCACGCCGGTGCGGGTGTTCTACGGCACCAACCGGGCGGTGGACGTGGAAACCCCGATCGAGCGGATGAACATGGTGGGCACGGCGAACGTCACCCCGTTCGCCGCGGTGGAGAGCGAGACCGGGCTGACGCTGGGGTCGGTGACGCTCACCGTGCCCTGCCTCGAGGGCGACTACACGCAGTCCGATCGTGAATGCCGCCGCGGCTTTGCCGAGATTCCGCGCCCGGCCGAGATCGGCCTGTTCGGCGCGAGCTGGCGTGAGGATCTCGACCCTTACCGCCATTTCGTCTTCTACCGCGCCGAGACGCTGAGCCGGGAGGGGTTCGCCGAAGCGGTGTCGGACGTGCGCAAGGCCTTCGTTTTCGTTCACGGCTTCGATGTGAGCTTCAAGGACGCGGCGATGACGGCGGCCCAGCTGAAGGTCGACAGCCAGTTCGACGGCGAGGCCTTCATCTTCTCCTGGCCGACCCGGCACGCGCCGAACTATCTGCCCTCGCGCCGCGCGGCGGAGACCGCGCGGGCGTATTTCCGCGAGTATATCGACTTCGTGCTGGCCTCGACCGACGCGGCGGAAGTCCATGTGATCGCCCACTCCATGGGCAATTACGTGATCATGCCGGTGCTCTCGGACATGGCGGCCGAACATGACGGCGAGACCCCGCTTCTGGGCGAGCTCATCTTCGCCGCGCCGGACGTTGAGGCGCAGGCCTTCGCCCGGTATGCCGCAGACATCGAAGGGCTGGGCCGCGGGCTCACGCTCTATGCGTCGGCGAACGATCTCGCCATGCGCGCCTCGATCCAGATGTGCCGGATGAACAATGACGACGCCGCCTGCGGCAGGCGGGCCGGCGACGTGGACGAGCGCGGACGTCCGGTGACCCTGCCAGGGCTGGATACGATCGACGTCAGCGCCCTGGACGGTGATTTCTTCAGCTACGGGATCTTCGACGATTTCGGCCACGGCTATTTCAACGGCGACCGCAATCTCATTCAGGATATCGGCGTGCTGATCCGCACCGGAGCCCGCCCGCCGGAGGACAGAAATCCGACCCTGCGTAAGGTGGAGATCGAGGATCAGCGCTTCTGGCGCTTCCCCTGA
- a CDS encoding ATP-binding protein: MNAVGDLTLLVISAAMAVLFQLITRRMGRASERALLVNLGLGVLFLAALADSIEHFPVVPDLIALPKPVADGGAYVLYTLSFVMIGWGFLRWAPLLSRLDTEVAARARAEAELQAALERSRSFNAGVESLARAHLREGWDRITLMEEAARRLCALLGVERASVWRLEEDGSGLTCLTLFDAASGRHEAGLRIGRETNPAYFEAVEAGYTVCVEDALTDPVTRAFGRDYLKPLNVGAMLDAPILTGRGVRGVVCCENVGGPRRWTPEEVALATAVAQYVAVAYLADSAETLAGELKTALTAAEAASEAKSAFLANMSHELRTPLNGVLGMARALAEEGLPAPQAKKLAVIEDSGVLLLGVLNDILDLSRIEAGALEIAPEPVDPGETIRAACALFAPAAQKKGVRFSCDAEALPARLSIDAVRLRQCLSNLVANAVKFTDAGEVRVQASACPDGADSWRLTIEVTDTGCGLTEAEIARLFERFSQADQSLARKHGGAGLGLVIARELARAMGGDVTVASTPGEGSCFTLSLMAGHVEGAAAAPESAPCMADLLSGARVLVVDDNEVNRVIARCFLEAAGARVGEAESGAAALEAVKAEPVDLVLMDAHMPGMSGLEARERMRSGPAADVPVIAITADAMAGDRTRYLAAGMDGYVPKPVDKTQLLTECARVLGREDRIARPVSGAA; the protein is encoded by the coding sequence ATGAACGCGGTCGGCGATCTCACTCTACTCGTCATCTCGGCGGCGATGGCGGTGCTGTTTCAGCTCATCACCCGGCGCATGGGCCGGGCGAGCGAGCGGGCGCTTCTGGTCAATCTCGGGCTCGGCGTGCTGTTTCTCGCAGCGCTCGCGGATTCGATCGAGCATTTCCCCGTCGTTCCGGACCTCATCGCCCTGCCCAAACCGGTCGCCGACGGCGGGGCCTATGTGCTCTACACGCTGTCCTTCGTGATGATCGGCTGGGGCTTCCTGCGCTGGGCGCCTTTGCTGAGCCGGCTCGACACCGAAGTCGCCGCGCGCGCCCGCGCCGAGGCCGAGCTTCAGGCCGCGCTCGAACGCTCCCGCAGCTTCAATGCGGGCGTGGAGAGCCTGGCGCGCGCGCATCTGCGCGAAGGCTGGGACCGCATCACCCTGATGGAAGAGGCCGCGCGCCGCCTGTGCGCCCTGCTCGGGGTCGAGCGGGCGAGCGTCTGGCGGCTCGAAGAAGACGGCTCGGGGCTGACCTGCCTGACCCTTTTTGACGCGGCCTCGGGCCGGCATGAGGCCGGGCTGCGCATCGGGCGGGAGACCAACCCCGCCTATTTCGAGGCGGTCGAGGCGGGTTACACCGTCTGCGTCGAGGACGCTCTGACCGATCCGGTGACCCGCGCGTTCGGCCGCGATTATCTCAAGCCGCTCAATGTGGGCGCGATGCTGGACGCGCCGATCCTGACCGGGCGCGGCGTGCGCGGCGTGGTGTGCTGCGAAAATGTCGGCGGGCCGCGGCGCTGGACCCCCGAGGAGGTCGCGCTCGCCACGGCGGTCGCTCAGTACGTGGCCGTCGCCTATCTCGCCGACAGCGCGGAGACGCTGGCGGGCGAACTGAAGACCGCACTCACCGCCGCCGAAGCGGCCAGCGAGGCCAAGTCCGCCTTCCTCGCAAACATGAGCCATGAATTGCGCACGCCCCTGAACGGCGTTCTGGGCATGGCGCGCGCGCTGGCTGAAGAGGGCCTTCCCGCCCCGCAGGCGAAGAAGCTCGCGGTGATCGAGGATTCCGGTGTCCTCCTCCTCGGCGTGCTGAACGACATTCTGGACCTGTCCCGGATCGAGGCCGGCGCGCTGGAGATCGCGCCCGAGCCGGTCGATCCCGGCGAGACGATCCGGGCGGCCTGCGCCCTGTTCGCGCCGGCGGCTCAGAAGAAGGGCGTCAGGTTCAGCTGCGACGCCGAAGCGCTGCCGGCGCGGCTTTCGATCGACGCGGTGCGCCTGCGCCAGTGCCTGTCCAACCTCGTCGCGAACGCGGTGAAGTTCACCGACGCTGGCGAGGTGCGCGTTCAGGCTTCCGCCTGCCCCGACGGCGCGGACTCTTGGCGGCTCACGATCGAGGTGACCGACACCGGATGCGGCCTCACCGAGGCCGAGATCGCCCGGCTTTTCGAACGCTTCAGCCAGGCCGACCAGTCGCTCGCCCGCAAGCATGGCGGCGCGGGGCTGGGCCTGGTCATCGCGCGCGAGCTGGCCCGCGCCATGGGGGGGGATGTCACCGTCGCCTCCACGCCAGGTGAAGGCTCGTGCTTCACGCTGAGCCTGATGGCCGGCCATGTCGAAGGCGCGGCGGCCGCGCCGGAGAGCGCGCCCTGCATGGCCGATCTTCTGAGCGGCGCGCGCGTGCTGGTGGTCGACGACAACGAGGTGAACCGGGTGATCGCGCGCTGCTTTCTTGAAGCGGCCGGCGCCCGGGTCGGCGAGGCGGAGAGCGGCGCTGCGGCGCTTGAAGCGGTTAAAGCCGAGCCGGTCGATCTGGTGCTCATGGACGCGCACATGCCCGGCATGAGCGGGCTGGAGGCGCGCGAGCGCATGCGCTCGGGCCCGGCCGCCGACGTCCCCGTCATCGCGATCACCGCTGATGCGATGGCCGGCGACCGCACCCGCTATCTCGCCGCCGGCATGGACGGCTATGTCCCCAAACCGGTCGACAAGACCCAGCTCCTGACCGAGTGCGCGCGCGTGCTCGGCCGGGAAGACCGGATCGCCAGGCCGGTCTCCGGCGCAGCCTGA
- a CDS encoding SDR family NAD(P)-dependent oxidoreductase yields MALTSLPDGYRALVFGATGGIGRALCAAIAADPRLGSLHAASRSGEAVAGAAALSFDLDRPETIEQAVKAASGETGLHLVICATGALHGEDGLEPEKSWRQLDAERLLAAFRVNTVLPALVAKAALPRLATGDKTHPEKAVFAALSARVGSISDNRLGGWHGYRASKAALNQILRTLSIELARKAPHAVCLGLHPGTVDTRLSEPFQRGVPEGKLFTPHFAAERLLSVIDSCGPDVSGRVFDWAGKEIAP; encoded by the coding sequence ATGGCTCTGACCTCTCTTCCAGACGGCTATCGCGCGCTGGTCTTCGGCGCCACGGGCGGGATCGGCCGCGCCTTGTGCGCCGCGATCGCAGCCGATCCGCGCCTGGGATCGCTTCACGCCGCCTCGCGCTCGGGCGAGGCGGTCGCCGGCGCGGCCGCGCTGAGCTTCGATCTCGACCGGCCCGAAACGATCGAACAGGCGGTGAAGGCCGCGTCAGGCGAGACCGGCCTGCATCTCGTCATCTGCGCGACCGGCGCGCTTCACGGCGAGGACGGGCTGGAACCCGAGAAGAGCTGGCGGCAACTGGACGCCGAGCGCCTGCTCGCCGCCTTCCGGGTCAACACGGTCCTGCCGGCTCTGGTGGCGAAAGCCGCCCTGCCGCGGCTCGCCACCGGCGACAAGACACATCCGGAGAAGGCCGTGTTCGCGGCGCTCTCGGCGCGCGTGGGGTCGATCTCGGACAATCGTCTGGGCGGCTGGCACGGCTATCGCGCGTCCAAGGCGGCGCTCAACCAGATCCTCCGCACCCTGTCGATCGAGCTTGCGCGCAAGGCGCCGCACGCGGTCTGTCTGGGGCTGCATCCCGGCACGGTCGATACGCGCCTGTCGGAGCCCTTCCAGCGCGGCGTGCCCGAAGGCAAGCTCTTCACCCCCCATTTCGCCGCCGAGCGGCTGCTGTCGGTGATCGACAGCTGCGGGCCGGACGTCAGCGGCCGCGTCTTCGACTGGGCGGGAAAGGAGATCGCGCCGTGA
- a CDS encoding pyridoxamine 5'-phosphate oxidase family protein, producing MNPDFGDPAKTVLDLLTRAANDRRSPLRWPVLATRGDDDGWPGARMLVVRAFDRTTLQIELHTDRRSAKCAALQTDPACALLFFDKGAMVQLRVDGRARVHAGGDPAADAAFARAPEGSLDDYRGPPPGAAPDAPGSDDARANFAAIRISLERADLLKISRDGHQRAFIDFRSEPPTVRGAAP from the coding sequence GTGAACCCTGATTTCGGCGATCCCGCCAAAACCGTGCTCGATCTTCTGACCCGGGCCGCGAACGACAGGCGCTCGCCACTGCGCTGGCCGGTGCTGGCCACGCGCGGCGACGACGACGGCTGGCCCGGCGCGCGCATGCTGGTGGTGCGCGCCTTCGACCGGACGACGCTGCAGATCGAGCTTCACACCGACCGCCGCTCGGCCAAGTGCGCCGCGCTTCAGACCGATCCGGCCTGCGCGCTTTTGTTTTTCGACAAGGGCGCGATGGTTCAGCTCAGGGTGGACGGCCGGGCGCGTGTGCACGCCGGCGGCGATCCGGCGGCGGACGCCGCGTTCGCCCGCGCGCCCGAAGGCTCGCTCGACGATTATCGCGGCCCGCCGCCGGGCGCCGCACCCGATGCGCCGGGGTCTGACGATGCGCGCGCGAACTTCGCCGCGATCCGGATCAGCCTTGAGCGCGCCGATCTTCTGAAGATCAGCCGGGACGGGCATCAGCGCGCCTTCATCGATTTCCGGTCCGAGCCGCCGACGGTGCGCGGCGCGGCGCCCTGA